A single window of Polyangiaceae bacterium DNA harbors:
- a CDS encoding beta-galactosidase, whose amino-acid sequence MTAQQDRQTTDSIERRVKLVPGGIDIGGTTLPLLAGAVHYWRLDPNDWRSCLVAVKKLGLHFVDTYVPWGVHEVSPGKLELGETDPQRDVARFCRLAQEVGLWVIVRPGPHINAELTYFGLPKRIVWDGACQARSPEQNPVMLPMLPVAFPVPSYASDAYHDEVARYFQLLGPVLAPLLYPNGPIVLLQVDNEGAFYFREGAYDQDYHPDAIRAYRDFLRAKYGTIDALSVAYGITGKEGDEPSSDLTRFTSVEAPRRFDAETPTDLVRHIDWCAFQEHLLTTAFTRFVRALEAAGLSGVPTVHNLPPGQDATPLHPDRVAEVVDLVGQDYYHAAGQTGRQVVARATTDLAARAEALGVPAFASEMGAGFPPFFPPLADQDSAFTVLAALAYGLRGFNVYMAVERDRWLGSPIDRHGRERPQANFWRKLCAAFERTSFATLRRRVPVRILIPRLERRITRAMHAFSPMSGAILSTFGVGARESAIEEELGLGYPLAVEAGEFVHAFERALEARGVPFALVGTDDYAFAGDPRWLLCVSSGALEPAVFERLAAARASGVQITLGPREPQFDDTYRVPSTPYDLRRLLADGRLGPVVRDAASAASAVGQAVDLLGLPTHACDPNDVLATVHEDSSGRARVVFVINPNERHVVARLRCGFDCSRAIDAIDEAEFDGASGVLEVAMRPRSVRMLEPAR is encoded by the coding sequence ATGACCGCACAACAAGACCGACAAACCACGGACAGCATCGAGCGCCGCGTGAAGCTCGTACCGGGCGGCATCGACATCGGCGGCACCACGCTCCCGCTGCTCGCCGGCGCCGTTCACTACTGGCGCCTCGATCCAAACGATTGGCGATCGTGTCTCGTGGCCGTCAAAAAGCTCGGTCTTCACTTCGTCGACACGTACGTCCCCTGGGGCGTGCACGAAGTTTCTCCGGGCAAACTCGAGCTCGGCGAAACCGATCCGCAACGCGACGTCGCGCGGTTTTGTCGCCTCGCCCAAGAAGTCGGCCTCTGGGTCATCGTTCGCCCGGGCCCGCACATCAACGCCGAGCTCACGTACTTCGGTTTGCCCAAACGCATCGTCTGGGATGGCGCGTGTCAGGCGCGTTCGCCCGAGCAAAACCCCGTCATGCTCCCCATGCTTCCGGTTGCGTTTCCCGTGCCGAGTTACGCGAGCGATGCGTATCACGACGAGGTCGCGCGGTACTTCCAGCTCCTTGGACCCGTGCTCGCGCCGCTCTTGTATCCGAACGGTCCGATCGTGCTCTTGCAGGTCGACAACGAAGGGGCGTTTTACTTTCGCGAAGGAGCGTACGACCAGGATTACCACCCGGATGCGATTCGCGCGTACCGCGACTTCTTGCGCGCCAAGTACGGCACGATCGATGCGCTTTCCGTTGCGTACGGCATCACGGGCAAAGAGGGAGACGAGCCGTCGAGCGACCTCACGCGTTTCACGTCGGTCGAGGCGCCTCGAAGGTTCGACGCCGAAACACCTACGGATCTCGTAAGGCACATCGATTGGTGTGCGTTTCAAGAGCACCTTTTGACGACCGCTTTCACGCGGTTTGTCCGGGCGCTCGAAGCTGCGGGTTTGTCCGGTGTGCCCACCGTGCACAACCTGCCTCCGGGGCAAGACGCGACGCCGCTCCATCCGGACCGAGTTGCCGAAGTGGTCGATCTCGTGGGCCAAGACTACTACCATGCGGCGGGACAAACCGGTCGCCAAGTCGTTGCACGTGCCACGACAGACCTTGCGGCGCGCGCGGAAGCTTTGGGCGTACCCGCATTCGCCAGCGAGATGGGTGCGGGTTTCCCGCCATTTTTCCCGCCTCTTGCCGACCAAGACAGCGCGTTCACCGTGCTCGCGGCGCTCGCGTATGGGCTGCGCGGATTCAACGTGTACATGGCCGTCGAGCGGGATCGATGGCTTGGATCCCCTATCGATCGGCATGGTCGTGAAAGACCGCAGGCCAACTTTTGGCGCAAGCTCTGTGCAGCGTTCGAACGCACGTCGTTCGCGACGCTTCGACGACGCGTGCCGGTGCGCATACTGATCCCGCGTCTCGAGCGTCGAATCACTCGCGCCATGCATGCCTTCAGTCCCATGTCGGGCGCGATTCTTTCGACGTTTGGCGTGGGTGCTCGCGAGAGCGCGATCGAAGAAGAATTGGGTCTTGGTTATCCGCTTGCGGTGGAAGCGGGCGAGTTCGTGCATGCGTTCGAACGCGCGCTCGAGGCTCGAGGTGTCCCGTTTGCCCTCGTGGGCACGGATGATTACGCGTTCGCGGGCGATCCGCGCTGGCTTCTCTGCGTGTCGTCCGGAGCGCTCGAACCAGCGGTTTTCGAACGACTTGCGGCGGCACGAGCAAGCGGCGTGCAAATCACGCTGGGTCCACGCGAGCCCCAGTTCGACGACACCTATCGAGTTCCTTCGACGCCGTACGATTTGCGGCGACTTCTTGCCGATGGGCGTCTTGGGCCCGTCGTGCGGGATGCCGCATCGGCCGCATCGGCTGTCGGACAAGCCGTGGATCTGCTTGGATTGCCCACGCATGCGTGCGATCCGAACGATGTGCTGGCGACCGTGCACGAGGATTCGAGCGGCCGAGCGCGCGTGGTTTTCGTGATCAACCCGAACGAACGGCACGTGGTTGCGCGACTGCGATGTGGGTTCGACTGTTCCCGCGCGATCGACGCGATCGACGAAGCCGAGTTCGATGGGGCTTCCGGGGTCCTCGAAGTGGCGATGCGTCCGCGTAGCGTACGAATGCTCGAACCGGCGCGATGA
- a CDS encoding BMP family ABC transporter substrate-binding protein, translating into MAKSAVSTRSRLPIVTLCVALAAAASAFLPARVDDEPKGGAHQDVRIGLVFDVGGRGDKSFNDAAYEGLSRAARELGVTTEVLEPSGAEDREAAMRLFAARGFDLVIGVGFIFSTDVNVVAKAFPNTPFACIDYAPPFDGSPVPDNVLGLRFREEEGSFLVGAVAGSITKTNRVGFVGGMDIPLIRKFEAGYRAGVREVCPTCVVYAGYAGTTPDAFRDPVKGKAIANSQIAGGADVIYHASGTTGHGVFEAARDMGVKAIGVDADQHDEMPGTVVTSMIKRGDVAVFDTIRAVTEKRFKGGLRSFGLADNGVGYVDEGPHARGVPDDVKKRVDALAEKVVRGEIKVPDQL; encoded by the coding sequence ATGGCCAAAAGCGCCGTGAGCACGCGATCGAGACTACCCATCGTCACGCTTTGCGTTGCGCTCGCGGCAGCCGCGTCGGCGTTTTTGCCGGCACGCGTCGACGACGAGCCAAAGGGAGGAGCTCACCAAGACGTTCGTATTGGGCTCGTCTTCGACGTCGGCGGGCGCGGGGACAAAAGCTTCAACGATGCAGCGTACGAGGGTTTGTCTCGTGCGGCACGTGAGCTTGGCGTGACCACCGAGGTCCTCGAGCCGAGCGGCGCTGAAGATCGCGAAGCCGCCATGCGCCTCTTCGCAGCTCGCGGTTTCGATCTGGTGATCGGCGTCGGGTTCATCTTTTCAACCGACGTGAACGTCGTTGCCAAAGCGTTCCCCAACACGCCCTTTGCGTGCATCGATTACGCGCCGCCGTTCGATGGATCGCCCGTGCCAGACAACGTTTTAGGCCTGCGTTTTCGCGAAGAAGAAGGCTCGTTTCTCGTCGGAGCCGTCGCGGGTTCCATCACCAAGACGAATCGCGTGGGGTTTGTCGGAGGCATGGACATCCCGCTCATTCGCAAATTCGAGGCGGGTTATCGAGCGGGCGTGCGCGAAGTTTGTCCAACCTGCGTCGTGTATGCGGGCTACGCAGGAACGACACCGGATGCATTTCGGGATCCCGTGAAGGGCAAAGCGATCGCGAACAGCCAAATCGCAGGCGGTGCAGACGTCATCTATCACGCGTCCGGAACGACGGGGCACGGCGTGTTCGAAGCAGCTCGAGACATGGGCGTGAAGGCCATCGGTGTCGATGCGGATCAACACGACGAAATGCCTGGCACGGTCGTGACGAGCATGATCAAGCGTGGCGATGTCGCGGTCTTCGACACGATCCGCGCCGTGACGGAAAAACGATTCAAAGGCGGGCTCAGGTCGTTCGGATTGGCGGACAATGGCGTGGGATACGTCGACGAGGGACCTCACGCGCGAGGCGTTCCGGATGACGTGAAGAAGCGCGTCGATGCGCTGGCCGAGAAAGTCGTTCGCGGCGAGATCAAGGTGCCTGATCAGTTGTGA
- the glpK gene encoding glycerol kinase GlpK, with protein sequence MADLLLAIDQGTTGTTSLVLDTSGVTRGRATREFPQHFPRPGLVEHEPEEIWQSVVDSVSDALASASVTGRDIAAIGITNQRETTVVWDRSTDKPIHRAIVWQDRRTSDVCAKLRQEGHEPSVKKTTGLVLDPYFSGTKAAWLLDNVEGARSRANAGELAFGTIDSYLVWRLSGGAKRGAPVHATDVTNASRTLLMSLETLDWDGAMLDLFRVPRSVLPKIVDSAGSIAKTNGFPHLPDGTPITGIAGDQQAALFGQACFGTGDAKCTYGTGAFVLVNTGNRAVMSRFGLLTTVGWKAGNEVVFALEGSSFIAGAAVQWLRDGLGIIKNAADIEALARSVSSSEGVTFVPALSGLGAPYWDSDARGVICGITRGTTAAHLARATLEGIALQVADLLRAMGDDLGKPLARMRVDGGAAKNDLLMQYQADVAATAIERPIELESTARGAAMLAGVGAGLFAGVRDAARMSKVERTFEVAMSADERESHLARWSDAVGRSRSVRA encoded by the coding sequence ATGGCCGATCTGCTTCTTGCCATCGATCAAGGAACCACCGGCACGACGTCGCTCGTGCTCGACACCTCTGGCGTTACGCGCGGACGCGCGACGCGCGAGTTTCCGCAGCACTTCCCCCGACCGGGTCTCGTGGAGCACGAGCCGGAGGAGATTTGGCAGAGCGTCGTCGATTCCGTGTCCGATGCGCTCGCCTCGGCATCGGTCACGGGCCGAGACATCGCCGCGATCGGCATCACGAACCAACGCGAAACCACCGTCGTGTGGGATCGATCCACGGACAAACCGATCCACCGCGCCATCGTTTGGCAAGACAGACGCACGAGCGATGTGTGCGCGAAGTTGCGGCAAGAGGGGCATGAGCCCAGCGTGAAGAAGACGACGGGACTCGTCTTGGATCCGTACTTCAGCGGGACGAAGGCCGCCTGGCTGCTCGACAACGTCGAAGGCGCGCGCAGCCGGGCAAACGCTGGAGAATTGGCGTTCGGTACGATCGACAGCTACCTCGTGTGGCGCCTGTCGGGCGGAGCAAAGCGCGGCGCTCCGGTGCACGCGACGGATGTGACGAACGCTTCGCGCACGCTGCTCATGAGCCTCGAAACGCTCGATTGGGACGGAGCGATGCTCGACCTGTTCCGCGTCCCTCGCAGCGTTCTGCCCAAGATCGTCGATTCCGCCGGGAGCATCGCCAAGACAAACGGGTTTCCACATCTGCCCGACGGCACGCCCATCACGGGAATTGCAGGCGATCAGCAAGCCGCCCTGTTTGGCCAAGCATGCTTCGGCACAGGCGATGCCAAGTGCACCTATGGTACGGGGGCGTTTGTCTTGGTCAACACCGGAAACCGCGCGGTCATGAGCCGTTTCGGCCTGCTCACCACGGTGGGTTGGAAAGCGGGCAACGAGGTGGTCTTTGCGCTCGAAGGTAGCTCGTTCATTGCGGGAGCTGCGGTGCAGTGGCTCCGTGACGGACTTGGAATCATCAAGAATGCGGCAGACATCGAAGCGCTCGCTCGGTCGGTTTCTTCGAGCGAAGGGGTGACGTTCGTCCCAGCTCTTTCGGGACTCGGCGCGCCGTATTGGGACTCGGATGCGCGCGGCGTCATCTGTGGCATCACGCGCGGGACGACGGCCGCTCACCTCGCCCGTGCGACGCTCGAGGGCATCGCGTTGCAAGTGGCGGACCTGCTCCGCGCCATGGGGGACGACCTGGGCAAACCCTTGGCACGCATGCGCGTCGACGGAGGCGCTGCGAAAAACGACCTGCTCATGCAGTACCAAGCGGACGTCGCCGCTACGGCGATCGAGCGGCCCATCGAGCTCGAGTCGACCGCGCGCGGCGCGGCCATGCTTGCAGGCGTGGGTGCAGGGCTGTTTGCCGGGGTGCGGGATGCAGCCCGCATGTCCAAGGTCGAGCGAACGTTCGAGGTGGCGATGAGTGCCGATGAGCGGGAGAGCCACCTTGCTCGATGGAGTGATGCAGTTGGCCGTTCGCGTTCGGTTCGTGCATAA
- a CDS encoding DUF971 domain-containing protein, producing MTSDPKIQPTGVKAPHGTKVMEIQWADGHKSILPHEILRGYCPCAHCQGHGGVIKFVPGGDLVLRDIKQVGNYALQFTWGDQHDTGIYTFRHLRALCQCDECKPTSQFPPG from the coding sequence ATGACCAGTGATCCCAAGATCCAACCAACGGGCGTCAAAGCTCCTCATGGCACCAAGGTCATGGAGATCCAGTGGGCGGATGGGCACAAGAGCATCCTGCCGCATGAAATTCTGCGTGGGTATTGCCCGTGCGCGCATTGCCAGGGTCATGGGGGCGTCATCAAGTTCGTTCCCGGCGGCGATCTCGTGCTCCGAGACATCAAGCAAGTCGGCAACTACGCCCTGCAATTCACCTGGGGCGATCAGCACGACACGGGCATCTACACGTTTCGCCACTTGCGAGCGCTCTGTCAGTGTGACGAGTGCAAACCTACGTCGCAGTTCCCCCCAGGGTGA
- a CDS encoding FHA domain-containing protein → MARLILQTAEGQQAIELRPVNSLGRHPNNSIQLLDKIVSKEHCIIELRGTQFVLRDLGSLNGTFINNERVRGEAPLKHGDEISLGSTRGRFDDGPVPASGPAIVSPSPIAPAPMAAPPQPAPAPQWGPPGGPPQGQSPLAASSPQLPQIGNVPRPGGPPAAPPRPGPSGFAPPAPMQPPRPSTPATAVPPTHPSPHAHGLPPQATTTGRGHDARTFVGGVHSFLPQGTRIDLNDQARQIGTQIAAVEKGFVPFERIATDMNQLRADYERLRLSHELTREISSERDTNKLLDKILASIFKFIRADRGVIFLRDEAGEFVPRAMQRRDGTVAPISVSSTILDHVVKERAAVLTHDAAMDFAASKGKSMILNRISSAIVVPLVAPNSSQDVLGVLWLDSETLAQFQPKDLELVVAIAHQASMFIEINILGEQIKAETIARERFSRLLSPNIAERVMSGQLEVRLGGQRVEECTVFNSDIRGFTSMSENARPEELVEMLNGYFELMVDTVFKYEGTLDKFMGDGIMALWGAPVVHPDDAIRSVYCALEMGSVLGDFNRARLERDQAPLAIGIGIHTGPLVAGYIGSSKALSYTVIGDVANTSARLCSVALAGQIVVSETTHERLAGRFETEELPPAKVKGKEKPLRLFNVIRALPSVPVGANIVSEPTILE, encoded by the coding sequence ATGGCTCGACTGATCCTGCAGACCGCCGAAGGGCAGCAGGCCATCGAGCTGCGGCCCGTGAATTCGTTGGGGCGTCATCCCAACAACTCGATTCAGCTTCTCGATAAGATCGTTTCCAAAGAACACTGCATCATCGAGCTTCGAGGAACGCAGTTCGTCCTTCGCGATCTGGGCAGCCTGAACGGGACGTTCATCAACAACGAACGGGTACGCGGCGAGGCACCGCTGAAACATGGCGACGAAATCTCTCTCGGGTCCACCCGCGGGAGGTTCGACGACGGCCCTGTACCGGCATCGGGTCCCGCCATCGTGTCGCCTTCACCGATCGCCCCTGCGCCGATGGCAGCGCCTCCGCAACCGGCGCCTGCGCCGCAGTGGGGCCCTCCCGGAGGCCCGCCGCAAGGCCAATCGCCGCTCGCCGCGTCATCGCCGCAGCTTCCGCAAATCGGCAACGTTCCGCGTCCAGGCGGCCCGCCCGCCGCGCCGCCGCGCCCGGGACCGTCGGGCTTTGCGCCTCCTGCGCCCATGCAGCCGCCGCGACCGAGTACGCCTGCGACCGCCGTTCCTCCGACGCATCCGAGTCCCCATGCGCACGGGCTGCCGCCTCAAGCGACGACGACGGGTCGCGGCCACGATGCTCGAACGTTCGTCGGCGGCGTGCATTCGTTTCTGCCGCAAGGAACCCGCATCGATCTCAACGATCAAGCGCGGCAAATCGGCACGCAAATCGCCGCTGTCGAAAAGGGCTTCGTGCCTTTCGAACGCATCGCGACCGACATGAATCAGCTCCGTGCCGACTACGAACGCCTCCGTTTGTCGCACGAGCTCACGCGTGAAATTTCATCGGAGCGCGACACCAACAAGCTCCTCGACAAAATCCTCGCGAGCATCTTCAAGTTCATTCGCGCCGATCGCGGCGTCATCTTTCTCCGCGACGAGGCCGGCGAGTTCGTCCCGCGCGCGATGCAGCGTCGTGACGGCACCGTCGCTCCCATCAGCGTCTCGTCGACGATCCTCGATCACGTCGTCAAAGAGCGCGCTGCGGTGCTCACGCACGACGCAGCCATGGACTTCGCTGCGTCCAAAGGCAAGAGCATGATCCTGAATCGGATCAGCTCCGCCATCGTCGTGCCGCTCGTTGCTCCCAACAGCAGCCAAGACGTGCTCGGCGTCCTCTGGCTCGACTCGGAAACCCTCGCGCAGTTCCAGCCCAAAGACCTCGAGCTCGTCGTCGCCATCGCGCACCAAGCATCGATGTTCATCGAGATCAACATCCTCGGCGAACAGATCAAAGCCGAGACGATTGCGCGCGAGCGTTTTTCCCGGCTTCTCTCGCCGAACATCGCCGAACGCGTCATGAGCGGTCAGCTCGAAGTTCGTCTCGGTGGCCAACGCGTCGAAGAGTGCACGGTCTTCAACAGCGACATTCGTGGCTTCACCTCCATGAGCGAAAATGCGCGACCGGAAGAGCTCGTCGAGATGCTCAACGGCTACTTCGAGCTCATGGTGGACACGGTCTTCAAGTACGAAGGCACGCTCGACAAGTTCATGGGCGACGGGATCATGGCCCTTTGGGGCGCTCCCGTCGTTCATCCCGACGACGCCATTCGAAGCGTCTACTGCGCGCTCGAAATGGGCTCCGTGCTCGGCGACTTCAATCGCGCTCGTCTCGAACGCGATCAAGCGCCGCTCGCCATTGGCATCGGAATCCACACCGGCCCGCTCGTCGCAGGCTACATCGGCAGCTCCAAAGCCCTCTCGTACACCGTCATCGGTGACGTTGCGAATACGTCCGCGCGTCTTTGCTCAGTCGCTCTCGCAGGACAAATCGTCGTCAGCGAGACGACGCATGAACGGCTTGCAGGACGCTTCGAAACCGAAGAGCTTCCGCCCGCCAAGGTCAAAGGCAAAGAAAAGCCTCTGCGCCTCTTCAACGTCATCCGCGCACTACCGTCGGTTCCAGTCGGTGCCAACATCGTATCCGAACCGACGATTCTGGAATGA
- a CDS encoding acetyl-CoA carboxylase carboxyltransferase subunit alpha, whose protein sequence is MFVLPFEKPIIELVEKVKALRALAASDHRFEPELARLEEKTSRLAREIFADLSPIQKVQLSRHASRPYTLDYVKRLFTGWIELKGDRRFADDPAIVAGLASYHGRSVVIVGHQKGRGTKENVKRNFGMPNPEGYRKAVRLYELADKFGLPVLTFIDTPGAYPGIGAEERGQSEAIGAALAAMARVRVPIIATIIGEGGSGGALALGVANSVLVLEFGCYSVISPEGCAAILWNDGSRSDEAARQLKITAPELLHLGVVDAVVEEPTGGAHQDHDKAASLLDAALWPALTALDSLSPDDLVENRYRRFRALGSYLA, encoded by the coding sequence ATGTTCGTCCTGCCATTCGAAAAACCGATCATCGAGCTCGTCGAGAAGGTCAAAGCTCTGCGCGCTCTCGCGGCTTCCGATCACCGCTTCGAACCCGAGCTCGCGCGTCTCGAAGAAAAAACCTCACGCCTCGCACGTGAAATCTTCGCCGACCTCTCGCCCATCCAAAAAGTTCAGCTCTCCCGTCACGCCAGCCGCCCCTACACCCTCGACTACGTCAAACGACTCTTCACCGGCTGGATCGAGCTCAAGGGTGATCGCCGCTTCGCCGACGACCCGGCGATCGTCGCCGGTCTTGCCTCGTATCACGGCAGAAGCGTCGTGATCGTTGGACATCAAAAAGGTCGCGGGACGAAAGAAAACGTCAAACGCAACTTCGGCATGCCCAACCCCGAGGGATACCGCAAAGCGGTTCGTCTCTACGAACTTGCCGACAAGTTCGGTTTGCCCGTTCTCACGTTCATCGATACACCCGGCGCGTATCCCGGCATCGGCGCGGAAGAGCGTGGACAAAGCGAAGCCATCGGCGCAGCGCTCGCTGCCATGGCTCGAGTCCGCGTCCCAATCATCGCCACGATCATCGGTGAAGGTGGATCCGGCGGTGCCCTCGCGCTCGGCGTCGCCAACAGCGTCCTCGTCCTCGAGTTCGGCTGCTATTCCGTCATCTCGCCCGAAGGTTGCGCAGCCATCTTGTGGAACGATGGATCCCGATCCGACGAAGCTGCCCGCCAGCTCAAGATCACGGCGCCCGAATTGCTCCATCTCGGCGTCGTCGATGCGGTCGTCGAAGAGCCGACAGGTGGTGCTCATCAGGATCACGACAAGGCAGCGAGTTTGCTCGATGCAGCTCTCTGGCCAGCCCTCACGGCGCTCGATAGTTTGTCCCCGGATGATCTCGTCGAGAACCGATATCGTCGCTTCCGCGCGCTCGGTTCGTACCTCGCGTGA
- a CDS encoding YihA family ribosome biogenesis GTP-binding protein, with product MVTDKPRSSGASAPKIKKLDPHQIVDASFLAGAATGSSLPPPTMAEIAFAGRSNVGKSSLINSLVERRGLVRTGATPGVTKQINLFEARARDGAVFHLIDLPGYGYSRVSKAERAAWQNLIEKYLRTRVTLAALVLLVDVRRGVEEDDAELVRFVDEAGTAQRQPVEVVIVATKVDKLGVAARRTALASISKQAGRKVIGYSAETGEGRAELWRLLRKATFRGMPAPESE from the coding sequence ATCGTGACTGACAAACCACGTTCGTCAGGTGCTTCGGCACCGAAAATCAAGAAGCTCGATCCACATCAAATCGTGGATGCGAGTTTTCTTGCCGGTGCTGCTACCGGCAGTTCGCTTCCCCCACCCACGATGGCCGAGATCGCGTTTGCGGGGCGATCGAACGTCGGCAAGTCGAGCCTCATCAATTCACTCGTCGAGCGTCGCGGCCTCGTGCGCACGGGCGCGACGCCTGGTGTGACGAAGCAAATCAACCTCTTCGAGGCGCGGGCGCGTGATGGCGCCGTCTTTCACCTCATCGACTTGCCTGGTTATGGCTACAGCCGCGTTTCGAAAGCCGAACGTGCTGCTTGGCAAAACCTCATCGAAAAGTATCTTCGTACGCGCGTGACGCTTGCCGCGCTCGTGCTGCTCGTCGACGTGCGTCGTGGCGTCGAGGAAGACGACGCCGAGCTTGTTCGCTTTGTCGATGAGGCTGGCACGGCACAACGACAACCCGTCGAAGTCGTCATCGTTGCCACCAAGGTCGACAAACTTGGTGTTGCTGCAAGGCGTACGGCGCTCGCCAGCATTTCCAAACAAGCTGGTCGCAAGGTGATCGGTTATTCCGCGGAAACGGGCGAGGGCCGAGCCGAGCTTTGGCGCCTTCTTCGCAAAGCGACGTTTCGCGGCATGCCGGCTCCCGAATCCGAATGA
- a CDS encoding serine/threonine protein kinase, whose protein sequence is MNAPASVPPAAVGIAPGDEIAGKYRVERILGQGGMGIVVAAVHIHLDERVAIKLLRPEGVGRSDAAERFMREAKAAVKIKSQHVAKVLDVGILSDGRPYMVMEYLEGRDLGEELDRNGPMPEAVAVEYVLQACDALAEAHKRGIVHRDLKPSNLFLCKNQKPPIIKLLDFGVSKFKDNSLLPNALPSLTAEAALLGTPYYMSPEQIRSAKDVDERADVWALGVILYELISGRVPFDGTSATAVLAGICGDKPKPLHEVCQAVSSDVSEIVGACLAKNLDERMPNVRELVRALAAVAPDKASTIDERLAAIETTRNTADTLASSQSPASIRVSAPMSKDEMLGATVGGVAQTAEAPRNRSMLVAIAIASALVTLGVGFVLVNRERVPVVDTRPIPSAVQAAPPEATPSVATIPAVAVSVLPSAPVIVVEPAPMQSSIADFPAGKPTANTKSTSSPPTRSSSTSGPIQLGKEVETRR, encoded by the coding sequence ATGAATGCCCCTGCCTCTGTTCCGCCCGCTGCCGTCGGCATTGCCCCAGGTGATGAAATCGCCGGGAAGTACCGTGTCGAGCGCATTCTCGGGCAAGGCGGAATGGGCATCGTGGTCGCCGCCGTTCACATTCATTTGGACGAACGAGTGGCCATCAAGTTGTTGCGCCCCGAAGGAGTCGGACGGTCCGACGCGGCCGAACGATTCATGCGCGAGGCGAAAGCTGCGGTCAAAATAAAAAGCCAGCACGTGGCCAAGGTCCTGGACGTCGGCATCCTGTCCGACGGACGACCGTACATGGTCATGGAATACCTCGAGGGCCGCGACCTTGGCGAAGAGCTCGATCGAAATGGTCCCATGCCCGAAGCCGTGGCCGTCGAATATGTCCTCCAGGCTTGCGATGCGCTTGCCGAAGCGCACAAGCGCGGCATCGTGCACCGCGACCTCAAACCGTCCAACTTGTTTCTTTGCAAAAATCAAAAACCTCCCATCATCAAACTTCTCGATTTTGGAGTTTCCAAGTTCAAGGACAATTCGCTATTGCCGAATGCCTTGCCCTCGCTCACGGCCGAAGCCGCTCTGCTCGGCACACCGTATTACATGTCCCCCGAGCAAATTCGCAGCGCGAAAGACGTGGACGAACGGGCCGACGTCTGGGCACTCGGCGTCATTCTTTACGAGCTGATTTCGGGTCGAGTTCCATTCGACGGTACGAGTGCAACGGCCGTGCTCGCCGGCATTTGCGGGGACAAACCAAAACCGCTTCACGAAGTCTGCCAAGCGGTATCGTCCGACGTTTCTGAAATCGTTGGCGCGTGTCTTGCAAAAAACCTCGATGAACGCATGCCCAACGTGCGCGAGCTCGTCCGAGCGCTCGCGGCCGTGGCGCCAGACAAAGCTTCGACCATCGACGAGCGCCTTGCGGCCATTGAAACGACCAGAAACACGGCCGATACTTTGGCGTCTTCACAATCGCCCGCGTCCATTCGCGTCAGCGCGCCCATGTCCAAGGACGAAATGCTCGGCGCGACCGTGGGTGGCGTTGCCCAAACCGCCGAGGCGCCGCGGAATCGCTCGATGCTCGTTGCAATTGCTATTGCAAGCGCCCTCGTTACGCTTGGCGTCGGGTTTGTCCTGGTAAATCGCGAGCGCGTGCCGGTCGTCGATACGCGTCCAATTCCAAGCGCCGTGCAGGCGGCTCCGCCAGAAGCGACCCCATCCGTGGCGACGATCCCCGCTGTCGCCGTGTCGGTATTGCCGAGCGCCCCCGTTATCGTCGTCGAACCCGCACCCATGCAGTCGTCGATCGCGGATTTTCCGGCAGGCAAGCCCACGGCAAACACCAAATCCACGTCTTCACCCCCCACGCGTTCCTCGTCCACTTCGGGCCCCATTCAGCTTGGCAAGGAGGTGGAAACGCGGCGATGA